Proteins co-encoded in one Patescibacteria group bacterium genomic window:
- a CDS encoding rod shape-determining protein, producing MFIKKIGIDLGTANTLVFLPKRGIVVNEPSVVAISKIDKKVLAVGSEAKEMLGRTPDTIIALKPLKDGVIADYKTTEAMLRYFIGKAIGGFRLFRPEVMVSVPAGITSTEKRAVIDATMTAGAKAAYIIKEPIAAAIGANIPIGSASGHMIIDMGGGTSEMAVISLGGIVASTSVRVAGNKFDIAISNYIRKKYNLAIGERTAERIKIEIGSALYLEKKLSTDIRGRDMINGLPRTITITSDDVTAAIQDELEEIISALKSVLHKTPPELSADVMDKGMVLAGGSSMLRNIDKLFSQATGVPAYVADEPLLCVARGTGIALDNLESYKRSILAAK from the coding sequence GTGTTCATAAAAAAAATCGGAATTGACTTAGGCACTGCCAATACCCTAGTTTTTCTCCCAAAACGAGGCATTGTTGTTAATGAACCCAGTGTGGTGGCTATTTCTAAAATAGACAAAAAGGTTTTAGCGGTCGGGAGTGAGGCCAAGGAAATGCTTGGCCGGACACCGGACACCATTATTGCCTTAAAGCCCTTGAAAGATGGCGTGATTGCTGATTATAAAACTACCGAAGCCATGCTACGTTATTTTATTGGCAAGGCGATTGGCGGTTTTCGTTTATTCCGGCCAGAGGTTATGGTTTCGGTACCCGCCGGGATTACTTCAACAGAGAAACGAGCAGTTATTGACGCTACTATGACCGCAGGCGCTAAAGCGGCCTATATTATTAAAGAACCCATTGCCGCAGCTATTGGCGCCAATATCCCGATTGGTTCCGCTTCCGGCCACATGATAATTGATATGGGCGGCGGGACCAGCGAGATGGCAGTTATTTCTTTAGGCGGTATTGTGGCATCTACTTCAGTTCGGGTAGCTGGTAATAAGTTTGATATAGCAATCTCTAATTATATTAGAAAAAAGTATAATTTGGCAATTGGGGAGCGGACTGCTGAACGAATTAAAATTGAAATTGGTTCGGCCCTGTATTTAGAAAAAAAATTGAGCACTGATATCCGTGGTCGTGATATGATTAATGGTTTACCCAGGACCATTACGATAACCTCTGATGATGTTACTGCGGCTATCCAAGATGAATTAGAAGAGATTATCTCGGCTTTAAAATCGGTTTTGCACAAGACCCCCCCAGAACTTTCAGCTGATGTTATGGATAAAGGCATGGTCCTGGCTGGCGGCAGCAGCATGCTTAGGAATATTGATAAATTATTTTCCCAAGCCACTGGCGTACCGGCTTATGTTGCTGATGAGCCCCTGCTTTGCGTAGCCCGGGGTACGGGTATTGCTCTGGATAATTTAGAAAGCTATAAGAGGTCGATATTGGCAGCGAAATAG
- a CDS encoding DNA polymerase III subunit, with amino-acid sequence MKDVDFNWSIIGHKRILNFLEKSIKFQNLSHAYLFYGTGGLGKHSLATKFIQILQCENDKKLPCGQCSMCQQVQKGIHPDVYFLKKEEDKKNISIEQVRVLQRKLSMRSFAGSFKIALINEAEVLSREAWDSLLKTLEEPTPRTIIILITNSINVLPKTILSRSQLLRFLPAPSSQIIDYLTHNLGIEPGQAEMLAQISLGKPGLAINFLQNPGLLENYQKSINDFLGILNSDMNQRMTSIDRLIPGDYKFLNKIELLQNTLFVWKLVVRDLLLLKTSPASITNVNLGDKLKDISTNYSSTKLKNILKNILKTQELLGLNVSPKLALNNLVLNI; translated from the coding sequence ATGAAAGATGTAGATTTCAACTGGAGCATCATTGGCCATAAACGTATTTTAAATTTCCTGGAAAAAAGCATTAAATTTCAAAATTTAAGCCATGCCTATTTGTTTTATGGAACCGGCGGACTGGGTAAGCATTCTTTGGCGACTAAATTTATCCAGATTTTACAATGTGAAAATGATAAAAAATTACCTTGCGGCCAATGCTCAATGTGTCAGCAAGTACAAAAGGGTATTCATCCGGATGTTTATTTTCTTAAGAAAGAAGAGGATAAAAAAAATATCAGTATTGAGCAGGTTAGGGTCCTTCAGAGAAAATTAAGTATGCGCTCTTTTGCTGGCTCTTTTAAAATCGCCTTAATTAATGAGGCGGAAGTTCTATCAAGAGAGGCTTGGGACAGCTTGCTCAAAACTTTAGAGGAACCAACCCCGAGGACAATTATTATTTTGATCACTAACAGTATTAATGTCCTGCCGAAAACAATCCTTTCCCGCAGTCAACTATTACGATTTTTACCAGCGCCAAGCTCCCAGATAATAGATTATTTAACTCACAATTTAGGTATTGAGCCCGGGCAAGCAGAAATGTTAGCCCAAATAAGCCTAGGCAAGCCTGGATTAGCAATCAATTTTTTACAAAATCCTGGCCTTTTAGAAAATTATCAAAAAAGTATTAATGATTTCCTGGGTATCTTAAATAGTGATATGAATCAACGGATGACCAGTATTGACCGCCTGATTCCTGGCGATTACAAATTTTTAAACAAAATAGAATTATTACAAAATACTTTATTTGTCTGGAAATTAGTGGTGCGCGACTTACTGTTGTTAAAGACTTCGCCCGCATCAATCACTAATGTAAATTTAGGGGATAAGTTAAAAGACATCAGCACAAATTATTCTTCTACAAAGTTAAAAAATATATTAAAAAACATATTAAAAACCCAAGAGCTTTTAGGCCTAAATGTTAGCCCAAAATTAGCTCTTAACAATTTGGTTCTAAACATATGA
- a CDS encoding four helix bundle protein: protein MKNKRLQSHKKMIVWQSIDQLDFIVQKILKRIPRHEFKMKSQIDNASDSMGSNFVEGYYSGSLGEYMRFLRYSKRSNAELQERVRRVLRKGHIDKNLYDEFEDRAIKTMYLLDRLIQSLENKQNDEKNKPS, encoded by the coding sequence ATGAAAAACAAAAGATTACAAAGTCATAAAAAAATGATTGTATGGCAAAGTATTGATCAACTTGACTTTATTGTGCAGAAAATTTTAAAAAGAATACCTCGGCATGAATTTAAAATGAAAAGTCAGATCGATAACGCGTCGGATTCTATGGGTTCTAATTTTGTAGAAGGTTATTATAGTGGCTCATTGGGTGAGTACATGAGATTCCTTAGATATAGCAAAAGGTCAAACGCAGAGCTTCAAGAAAGAGTAAGACGAGTTTTACGAAAGGGTCATATAGATAAAAATCTATACGATGAATTTGAAGACAGAGCTATTAAAACCATGTATTTACTTGACCGTTTAATTCAGTCATTAGAAAATAAGCAAAATGATGAAAAGAACAAACCTTCTTAA
- the frr gene encoding ribosome recycling factor: MNQIINKSKQEFESAISHLTQEVNGLRIGRAAPSMVENLIIEVYESKMPLVQLASINSTGPSELAVQPWDKTNLKPIEKALTQSDLGFSVVIQENIIRLTLPQLTEERRKEIIKVLHEKLERARITIRGIRDKTREEIVAIEKNKEIGEDDKYRLQEELNEVTRGYVDKIGELGKKKEVEIMTV, from the coding sequence ATGAACCAAATTATAAATAAATCCAAACAAGAATTTGAATCCGCGATTAGCCACCTAACCCAAGAGGTGAATGGTTTGCGTATTGGCCGAGCAGCTCCATCAATGGTGGAGAACCTTATAATAGAAGTTTATGAGTCAAAAATGCCCTTGGTTCAGTTGGCCAGCATTAATTCCACGGGGCCCAGTGAGTTAGCGGTCCAGCCTTGGGATAAGACTAACCTCAAACCCATAGAAAAAGCTTTAACCCAAAGTGATTTGGGATTTAGCGTGGTTATTCAAGAAAATATTATCCGTCTGACTTTACCGCAACTCACAGAAGAGCGGCGCAAAGAAATTATCAAGGTTTTGCACGAGAAATTAGAACGAGCAAGAATCACTATCCGGGGCATTCGCGACAAAACTAGGGAGGAAATTGTCGCTATAGAAAAAAACAAAGAAATTGGCGAGGATGACAAATACCGGCTCCAGGAAGAGCTTAATGAGGTTACTCGGGGATATGTGGATAAAATTGGGGAGTTAGGGAAGAAGAAGGAGGTAGAGATTATGACTGTGTGA
- the rseP gene encoding RIP metalloprotease RseP — protein sequence MLVTIITFLIILGLLVLVHELGHFFVARRFGVKCDEFGLGFPPRMIGFVKDPERPLGPELEAEGAKRAEGSGVLGFFKQWKIVKRKNKDARGNEKEYKNTIYSLNWIPLGGFVKIKGEQGEEAKDEDSFAHQKLWKRAIILSSGVTMNFIFATLLLSIGFIIGIPQVIDEITPKYASVKDEKIQLLSIQKDSPAKQVGLEVGDIVVSIDNQKFKEIEDVQKYIQEDDDGEIIVTVKRAGEEIEQTVTSEVMEIEGGQSKKAIGVVLAKTGTVSYPFFQAIWQGIITTLYLMKLIVLSFYHLFKDLIVMHKVTIDIAGPVGIAVVTGQVVRLGFIYILQFAALLSINLGIINFFPFPALDGGRVVALGIEAVRRKPNNQRIEAVIHNIGFGVLMVLVVLVTYRDVVRFGGKLMGKIFGYFDDVVS from the coding sequence ATGTTAGTAACCATCATCACCTTCCTAATAATCTTAGGCCTCCTGGTCCTAGTCCACGAGCTAGGGCATTTTTTTGTGGCTCGGCGTTTTGGAGTTAAGTGTGATGAATTTGGTTTAGGGTTCCCGCCGCGAATGATTGGCTTTGTCAAAGACCCTGAGCGACCTCTCGGCCCTGAGCTTGAGGCCGAAGGGGCGAAGCGAGCCGAAGGGTCAGGAGTGTTGGGTTTTTTCAAACAATGGAAAATAGTCAAGCGTAAAAATAAAGATGCCCGTGGCAATGAAAAAGAATATAAAAATACAATCTATTCTTTAAACTGGATTCCTCTCGGTGGTTTTGTCAAAATAAAAGGCGAGCAAGGCGAGGAGGCCAAGGACGAGGATAGCTTTGCTCATCAAAAACTTTGGAAACGCGCTATAATACTATCCAGCGGGGTTACGATGAATTTTATATTCGCTACTCTTTTATTATCTATTGGTTTTATTATTGGCATTCCCCAAGTTATAGATGAAATAACTCCAAAATATGCGAGCGTCAAAGACGAAAAAATTCAACTTCTTTCCATCCAAAAAGATTCTCCGGCCAAGCAGGTTGGTCTTGAAGTTGGTGATATTGTTGTAAGTATTGATAACCAAAAATTTAAAGAAATTGAAGATGTCCAAAAATATATTCAAGAAGATGATGATGGGGAGATTATCGTTACGGTTAAACGAGCTGGTGAGGAAATAGAACAAACAGTTACCTCTGAGGTAATGGAAATTGAGGGCGGACAAAGCAAAAAAGCCATTGGAGTAGTGCTGGCCAAGACCGGCACAGTCTCTTATCCATTTTTTCAAGCTATCTGGCAGGGCATTATTACCACGCTTTATTTAATGAAGTTAATTGTGCTGTCATTTTATCATTTATTTAAAGATCTGATTGTGATGCATAAGGTAACCATTGATATCGCGGGGCCTGTTGGTATTGCCGTGGTTACGGGGCAAGTTGTTAGACTTGGATTTATTTATATTTTACAATTCGCGGCTTTACTCTCTATAAATTTGGGCATTATTAATTTTTTCCCTTTCCCGGCTCTGGATGGCGGTCGGGTGGTCGCCTTGGGCATAGAAGCTGTCAGGCGTAAACCCAATAATCAAAGAATTGAAGCTGTGATTCATAATATTGGTTTTGGTGTTTTAATGGTTTTAGTGGTTTTGGTGACTTACCGGGATGTAGTGCGATTTGGCGGTAAGCTTATGGGGAAAATTTTTGGATATTTTGATGATGTTGTTTCTTAA
- the proS gene encoding proline--tRNA ligase yields the protein MLQSQLFYKTTKEPPKDAEIASHKFLVQAGFIDQVAAGIYSLLPLAFRVYKKIENIIREEMNKAEGQEISMPTLQPKTLWQETGRWETIDPPLFIIQDRHKKELCLGPTHEEVITKLVRERVNSYKDLPLYLYQIQNKFRNEMRSTGGLLRVREFMMKDLYSFHADEKDLDKYYKVMLQSYKNVYQRCGVEAVAVEASSGSIGGEESQEFMVLAKDGEDSIKLCPKCGYAGNVEVVKAEVCPKCDAVLDEKKCIEAGHIFKLGTMYSKKMGAKFIDKDGKEKPIHMGCYGIGLGRLLATIVEASHDEKGIIWPKNVAPFRAHLIGLDLEKAKDIYNKLKKQNIDVLFDDREEVSAGEKFVEADLIGIPIRLVVSKKTGENVEWKERGSKKTKILGVDEVTSKLQK from the coding sequence ATGCTTCAATCTCAATTATTCTACAAAACAACCAAAGAACCACCCAAAGATGCAGAAATTGCCAGCCATAAATTTTTAGTTCAAGCGGGATTTATTGACCAAGTAGCCGCCGGGATTTATTCGCTTTTGCCCCTAGCCTTTCGCGTTTATAAAAAGATTGAGAATATAATCAGAGAAGAGATGAATAAAGCCGAAGGCCAGGAAATCAGCATGCCCACCTTACAACCAAAGACCTTGTGGCAAGAAACTGGCCGCTGGGAGACTATTGACCCGCCTCTTTTTATAATCCAAGACCGTCACAAAAAGGAGCTTTGCCTCGGCCCCACGCACGAAGAAGTTATCACCAAACTTGTCCGCGAACGCGTTAATTCATATAAGGATTTACCTCTTTATCTTTATCAAATCCAAAACAAATTCCGCAATGAAATGCGTTCCACGGGCGGTCTCCTGCGGGTCCGGGAATTTATGATGAAAGATTTGTACAGTTTTCATGCTGATGAAAAAGATTTGGACAAATATTATAAAGTTATGCTTCAGTCCTATAAAAATGTGTATCAACGGTGTGGCGTTGAAGCTGTGGCTGTTGAAGCTTCTTCCGGCTCTATTGGCGGTGAAGAATCCCAGGAATTTATGGTTTTAGCCAAAGACGGAGAAGATAGTATCAAACTTTGTCCTAAATGCGGTTATGCCGGCAATGTTGAGGTTGTTAAAGCTGAAGTCTGTCCTAAGTGTGATGCTGTATTAGATGAAAAAAAATGCATTGAAGCCGGTCATATTTTTAAGCTCGGTACTATGTACTCCAAAAAAATGGGCGCTAAGTTTATTGATAAAGACGGCAAAGAAAAACCAATTCACATGGGTTGCTATGGCATTGGCTTAGGCCGCCTCTTAGCCACAATTGTGGAAGCCAGCCACGATGAAAAGGGGATTATCTGGCCAAAAAATGTTGCTCCTTTCCGGGCGCATTTGATTGGACTGGATTTGGAAAAAGCCAAAGATATTTATAATAAACTAAAAAAACAGAACATTGATGTCCTGTTTGACGACAGAGAAGAAGTAAGCGCGGGCGAAAAATTCGTCGAAGCAGATTTGATTGGGATTCCGATAAGGTTGGTGGTTAGCAAAAAAACCGGTGAAAATGTAGAGTGGAAAGAGCGAGGCAGTAAAAAAACGAAAATACTTGGTGTTGATGAAGTCACATCAAAATTACAGAAATAA
- a CDS encoding rod shape-determining protein yields MFNNLLGRFSRDMGIDLGTANTLVYVRDKGIVINEPSIVAINTRADQILAVGENARKMLGKTPPHIITSRPLSDGVISDFEIAERMLKHFIAKVHQDKFSFYTRPRVIIGIPLEITEVERKAVEDAAMQAGAREVFLVEEPMAAAIGARLPIQESCGNMIVDIGGGTTEIAVISLAGIVTWKSLPIAGNELTEDIIEYAREKYNLLIGETTAEEIKIKIGSVFPLEKSLKTIMRGRDLVSGLPKEETITDEEVREAMQRSAKILAVNIRDTIESTPPELVADIYSRGIVLSGGGALLKGLQDLIYREVQVPIHITDDPLTAVVRGLGIIIEDMNTLKDVLLPSAGEIT; encoded by the coding sequence ATGTTCAACAACCTCCTCGGCCGTTTTTCCCGCGATATGGGTATAGATTTGGGCACTGCCAATACTTTAGTCTATGTCCGTGATAAAGGAATTGTTATTAACGAGCCCAGTATCGTGGCTATCAATACCCGCGCTGACCAGATTTTAGCCGTGGGCGAAAACGCCAGGAAAATGTTAGGCAAAACCCCGCCCCATATTATTACTTCAAGACCACTATCCGATGGGGTGATTTCTGATTTTGAAATTGCTGAAAGGATGTTAAAACATTTTATTGCCAAGGTTCATCAGGATAAATTTTCTTTTTATACCCGACCCCGAGTAATTATTGGGATTCCCTTGGAAATAACTGAAGTAGAGCGTAAAGCAGTTGAAGACGCGGCGATGCAAGCTGGCGCCAGAGAGGTTTTTTTAGTGGAAGAGCCAATGGCCGCGGCAATCGGCGCTCGCCTTCCAATTCAAGAATCATGCGGTAATATGATTGTTGATATTGGCGGCGGCACTACAGAAATTGCTGTAATTTCCTTGGCAGGTATCGTCACCTGGAAATCTTTACCAATTGCCGGAAATGAACTAACTGAAGATATTATAGAATATGCCCGCGAAAAATATAATTTACTAATTGGCGAAACCACGGCTGAAGAGATAAAAATAAAAATTGGCTCGGTTTTTCCCCTGGAAAAATCTTTAAAAACAATTATGCGGGGTCGGGATTTGGTTTCTGGTCTGCCTAAAGAAGAGACTATTACTGATGAAGAGGTGCGAGAAGCGATGCAACGTTCGGCTAAAATCTTGGCTGTTAATATCCGCGATACTATAGAATCTACCCCGCCAGAATTAGTAGCGGATATTTATAGCCGAGGCATAGTTTTATCAGGCGGCGGGGCTTTACTTAAAGGACTTCAAGATTTGATTTATAGAGAAGTCCAAGTGCCTATCCACATTACTGATGACCCCCTAACTGCGGTGGTTCGCGGTTTAGGAATTATTATAGAAGACATGAATACTCTTAAAGATGTTTTGTTGCCTTCAGCTGGAGAAATCACTTAA